A stretch of Fundulus heteroclitus isolate FHET01 unplaced genomic scaffold, MU-UCD_Fhet_4.1 scaffold_106, whole genome shotgun sequence DNA encodes these proteins:
- the LOC105923340 gene encoding calpain-2 catalytic subunit — MAGIATKLQHFREKSKGIGSNEHAVKYLNQDFEELRNSCLERGQLFEDDCFEAVPSSLGFNELGPASYKVRGVTWKRPSELCSNPKFISDDANRTDICQGALGDCWLLAAIASLTLNKQVLSRVVPHDQSFEENYAGIFHFQFWQFGDWVDVVVDDRLPTRDDELLFVHSEEGSEFWSALLEKAYAKINGCYEALSGGSTIEGFEDFTGGIAERHELSNPDPRLFKIIKKALNRGSLLGCSIDITSAADSEAITHRKLVKGHAYSVTGADQVEYQGDMVQLIRIRNPWGQVEWTGPWSDNSYEWSSVSSEDRERLTNRSEDGEFWMSFSDFLREYSRLEICNLTPDALTDDEYQKWAEVEFEETWRRGVSAGGCRNYPDTFWTNPQFVIKLEEADDDDDDEEEEGCTLIVGLMQKNKRRRRKMGEDMETIGFAIYDLPEEYSGQRQVHLKKNFFLRNRSAARSDTFINLRELSNRIRLPPGEYLLVPSTFEPNKNGDFYVRVFSEKDADFQEIDDPVESNVEEIHIDEDDISEGFQRLFGQLAGDDVEISAFELQKILNRVVSRREDIKTDGFSLPTCRNMVNLLDENGSGKLGLVEFKILWTKIEKFLDLFRSRDVDQSGCMSATEMRLAVEEAGFSLNNALHQIIVARYNDNLSIDFDNFVACLIRLELLFNAFKEMDKDGSGTIEVNFEEWLDLTMM; from the exons ATGGCCGGCATCGCAACCAAGCTCCAGCATTTCAGGGAGAAATCCAAAGGGATCGGAAGCAACGAGCACGCGGTGAAATACCTGAACCAGGACTTTGAGGAGCTGAGGAACAGCTGTCTGGAGAGAGGACAGCTGTTTGAGGATGACTGCTTTGAAGCTGTGCCTTCCTCCTTAGGCTTCAACGAGCTCGGTCCTGCCTCCTACAAAGTGCGGGGAGTCACCTGGAAGAGACCCTCT GAGTTGTGCTCAAACCCAAAATTCATCTCTGACGATGCCAACCGGACTGATATTTGTCAGGGAGCTCTCG GTGACTGCTGGCTCCTGGCAGCTATTGCCTCCCTGACTCTCAACAAGCAGGTTTTGTCCCGCGTTGTGCCTCACGACCAGAGCTTTGAAGAAAACTATGCGGGAATCTTCCACTTCCAG TTCTGGCAGTTCGGTGACTGGGTCGACGTGGTGGTCGACGATCGTTTGCCCACCAGAGATGACGaactgctgtttgttcactcaGAGGAGGGCTCCGAGTTTTGGAGCGCCTTGCTGGAGAAAGCCTATGCTAA AATAAATGGATGTTACGAGGCTCTTTCTGGAGGCAGCACCATTGAGGGCTTTGAAGACTTCACCGGGGGCATCGCTGAGCGACATGAACTGAGCAATCCCGATCCACGGCtcttcaaaataataaaaaaggcctTGAATAGAGGCTCCCTGTTGGGATGCTCCATTGAT ATCACCAGCGCAGCTGATTCTGAGGCGATTACACACAGAAAACTGGTGAAGGGGCACGCTTACTCGGTGACAGGAGCAGACCAG GTCGAGTACCAAGGAGACATGGTGCAGCTGATCAGGATCAGAAACCCATGGGGTCAAGTGGAGTGGACGGGACCATGGAGTGACAA CTCGTATGAATGGAGCTCTGTGAGCAGTGAGGACCGGGAGCGACTGACCAACCGTTCTGAGGATGGAGAATTCTG GATGTCTTTCTCCGACTTCCTTCGTGAGTATTCCCGCCTCGAGATCTGCAACCTCACCCCGGACGCTCTGACAGACGACGAATACCAGAAATGGGCAGAGGTAGAGTTTGAGGAGACGTGGAGGAGAGGCGTGTCGGCTGGCGGCTGCAGGAATTATCCAG ACACCTTCTGGACAAATCCTCAGTTTGTGATAAAGCTGGAGGAGGcggatgatgacgatgatgacgaggaggaggagggatgtACGCTCATTGTGGGCCTGATGCAGAAGAACAAACGTCGTAGGAGGAAAATGGGGGAAGACATGGAGACAATTGGATTTGCAATTTATGAC cttCCTGAAGAG tattctGGCCAGAGACAGGTGCATctgaaaaaaaacttcttcCTGCGTAACCGTTCGGCAGCACGCTCCGACACCTTCATCAACCTGAGGGAACTGAGTAACCGCATCCGTCTTCCACCCGGAGAGTACCTTCTTGTTCCCTCCACCTTTGAGCCCAACAAGAACGGAGACTTTTATGTGCGAGTGTTCTCTGAGAAAGACGCAGATTTTCA AGAGATTGATGATCCTGTAGAAAGCAACGTGGAAGAG ATTCATATTGATGAAGACGACATCAGTGAAGGATTCCAGAGGCTGTTTGGACAACTTGCAGGAGAT GATGTGGAGATTTCTGCATTCGAGCTGCAAAAAATCCTCAACAGAGTGGTTTCAAGGA gaGAGGACATCAAAACCGATGGATTTAGTCTTCCAACTTGCCGCAACATGGTCAACCTGCTGGAT gaaaatggaaGTGGTAAATTGGGCCTGGTTGAGTTCAAGATCCTGTGGACCAAGATTGAGAAATTTCTG GACCTGTTCAGATCAAGAGACGTGGATCAAAGCGGCTGTATGAGCGCCACCGAGATGCGGCTCGCCGTCGAGGAGGCGG GTTTCTCTCTGAACAACGCCCTGCATCAGATCATTGTGGCTCGATACAATGACAATCTCTCCATTGACTTTGACAACTTTGTGGCCTGCCTGATTCGCTTGGAGTTGCTCTTCA ACGCCTTCAAGGAGATGGACAAAGACGGGTCTGGTACTATAGAGGTGAACTTCGAGGAG TGGCTGGACCTGACGATGATGTAA